In Pseudomonas coleopterorum, the genomic window TGCGAGTGATGCGGATCGAGCGGAGCTGATCGGCGGCGCGACCACTTGGACGTTTCATCGGGATACCTGTACTGGACTCAAATCTGGCGGGCATTATAGGGCGTTCGACCATGAATTGCCCGTCCCGCCCCCGCAGATCGCGCCAGCATTGGGAGCCGGCGCCAGGTTGCGCTACAATCCCGCGCCTCGATTCATCGTCCATCGTCTGCGAGGTTTCTCCCCCATGGTGCACAGCATGACCGCCTTCGCGCGTTGCGAACGAGCCGCGGCCCAAGGCACCCTGAGCTGGGAGCTACGTTCGGTCAACCATCGCTATCTGGAGCCGCATCTGCGCCTGCCCGAGGCCCTGCGCGACCTCGAAGGTTCGGTGCGCGAAGCACTGCGCCAGGGCCTGTCGCGCGGCAAGGTCGAATGCACCCTGCGCTACACCGAGGACACCAGCGGCCAACCCTTGCAGGTCGATCGCGAGCGCGCCACGCAATTGATAGCCGCCGCCGAGACCGTTGCCGCCCTGATCAAGCAGCCTGCCGCGCTCAACCCGCTGGAAGTGCTGGCTTGGCCCGGCGTGCTGGTGGCCGACGCCAGCGATCCCCAGGCTCTGAGCACGGCGGCCAACGAACTGTTCGCCCAGGCGCTGACCGAACTCAAGAATGGCCGCGTGCGCGAAGGCGCCGAACTGGCCCGGCTGATCAACGACCGGCTCGACGCCATGAGCAGCGAGGTCGCCACCTTGCGCAGCCTGGTGCCGCAGATGCTCAGCGCGCAACGGCAGAAGATCCTCGACCGCTGCGCCGACCTGCAGGCCGAACTCGACCCGCAGCGCCTGGAGCAGGAAATGGTCCTGCTGGCACAGAAAAGCGACGTGGCCGAAGAACTCGACCGCCTGACCACCCACGTCACCGAAGTGCGGCGCGTGCTCAAGGCTGGCGGCGCCGCCGGCCGACGCCTGGATTTCCTCATGCAGGAACTCAACCGCGAAGCCAACACCCTGGGCTCCAAAGCCTTCGACCCACGCAGTACGCAGGCTGCCGTCAACCTCAAGGTGTTGATCGAGCAGATGCGTGAACAAGTGCAGAACATTGAGTAAGGCCACCCTTTCATGACCCACAGCACCGGCACCCTTTACATCGTT contains:
- a CDS encoding YicC/YloC family endoribonuclease, which translates into the protein MVHSMTAFARCERAAAQGTLSWELRSVNHRYLEPHLRLPEALRDLEGSVREALRQGLSRGKVECTLRYTEDTSGQPLQVDRERATQLIAAAETVAALIKQPAALNPLEVLAWPGVLVADASDPQALSTAANELFAQALTELKNGRVREGAELARLINDRLDAMSSEVATLRSLVPQMLSAQRQKILDRCADLQAELDPQRLEQEMVLLAQKSDVAEELDRLTTHVTEVRRVLKAGGAAGRRLDFLMQELNREANTLGSKAFDPRSTQAAVNLKVLIEQMREQVQNIE